The following is a genomic window from Flavobacterium crassostreae.
TTTTGGCATAAATTTCGGCCGAAAAATAAAGCGCCTCGTCTACATAAATCCCTTGGCTGTGTTGGGTTAGTATTTGTTGGTATTGGTTCAAAGCAAGATCATAGGATGCTTTTTTGTCATACATAGTTCCTAATCGCAATAGCGTAATGGCTTCTATTTCTTGCCCTTTATACTTTTGCAAAATAGATTGAAATTGCACGATGGCTTCGTCGTTGCGGTTTTGATATACAAGGTAATCGCCTAATGCAAAATCTTTTAGGGCTGTTTGCGTAGAATCTGCCACAAGGTTGTCATTGAGTAGCAAAAAATAGGCCAATGCATCATTTGCAATTAATTGAGTATTGGCAGCCTTTAGTTCCTTAAACTGTTTTAATGCCCATGTAAAATCGGTTTTAAAATAACTGGTTTTGGCGGCTTTCAAACTGGCTTCATGCGCCACTGCATCATTTTTTAAATCCAATTGTATTTGAGAATAATACAGTAATGCTTGGTTAAATTTTTGTTCAAAAAGCAAAATATCTGCCAGTTCCATTTTGACTTGTGCTACTTCATATTCAGTAAGTGGCAGGGCTAAAGCTTGCTGCAAAATTGCCTTACCTAAATCTGGGTTTTTAAGATTAAAAGTTACAAAATGCGCCCGGATCAGTTGCAAAGGCAGGCTATAAGGACTAACCTTGTGTTGCACCAACAAAGCCTCTAATGCCGTACCAATGGCAACTAAATCTTGTGGCTGGGCTTTTTCTATTTGTATTTTTATCAAATAGGTATCTGCCTGTAATACTACATCTGCGTCGGTGGTGTTCTGGATTACAAATTCTAGAATTTCGGTTGCGGTCTGCTCCTCTTGTTCTTCGATGGCTTGTTGTGCCAGACTCACAATGGCAGATAAGGAGCCCGAAAGACGTTTGTAAATGGCTTTTTCTTGAATAAAGGCCTTGCCAAATTCTTTTTGCTGCACATAAAACCAGCTCAAATAGCGGTTCCAAAATACCTCTTGTGATTTTTGTACCCGCAAAATAAGTTCTTTTTTGACGCTATCGCTAAAAGAACTTTCGGTTGCATCTGCCATAAATCTAGCAAGTTGGCTCTTTATCAAATCGGCATTTTCGGGGGTTGCATAAGCCTCGTCCAAAAGGGTTGTAACCATCATTTGGGTATTGCCCAATTGGCCATAAAGCAGTGCTTTTTGATAGTTAAAATTATAATTGGGCTGTAGGGCTGTTGCGGTTTCATAGGCTTTCAAAGCATAATTCAAGAGCACTTTACTCTCGAATGCGCTAGCTACACCATATACCTCTTGAGGTTTTTTTTGAATCTGCTCTAAAGCCTGGTTATAAGCTGCCTTGGCTTTGTTTTCTTTTTTTTGAAGCTGAAAAGTATATCCTAAGGCTACCAAAATAGGGGCTTGGTGGTACTTATTCCAGTGGGTTTCTAAAATTTTTTCGGCTAGATCGTATTGCTGTAACTGCTGGTAGCACTCTACAATTCGCAAAAAATAGGCCCTGTTTTGCGGCACTTTGTCTAGCAGCTCTTGGTAGTTTATTTTGGCTTTTTCAAAATCTCCTTTTTCAAAATAATATGCCGCTAATTGCTCGTTTTGAGAAAAACAATGGAATGAAAAAAACAGTAAAATCCCTAAAAAAAGTTTTTTCATTAGTGGCGTTTTTAGTGGCAATAAAAGATTTTTATTCAAAATTAATCGCAAGTACTCCAAATTATTTTTTATACAAAAATAGGCTATTGGTGTACTTGCGAGCAATAAAAGCCTTTAATTAATCAATAGTATCAAAACCACAGTACGGACGTAAAACCTCTGGTATTACAATTCCTTCTGGGGTTTGGTAGTTTTCTAGGATTCCGGCCAGAACTCTTGGCAAGGCCAGTGCGCTTCCGTTTAGG
Proteins encoded in this region:
- a CDS encoding tetratricopeptide repeat protein, which produces MKKLFLGILLFFSFHCFSQNEQLAAYYFEKGDFEKAKINYQELLDKVPQNRAYFLRIVECYQQLQQYDLAEKILETHWNKYHQAPILVALGYTFQLQKKENKAKAAYNQALEQIQKKPQEVYGVASAFESKVLLNYALKAYETATALQPNYNFNYQKALLYGQLGNTQMMVTTLLDEAYATPENADLIKSQLARFMADATESSFSDSVKKELILRVQKSQEVFWNRYLSWFYVQQKEFGKAFIQEKAIYKRLSGSLSAIVSLAQQAIEEQEEQTATEILEFVIQNTTDADVVLQADTYLIKIQIEKAQPQDLVAIGTALEALLVQHKVSPYSLPLQLIRAHFVTFNLKNPDLGKAILQQALALPLTEYEVAQVKMELADILLFEQKFNQALLYYSQIQLDLKNDAVAHEASLKAAKTSYFKTDFTWALKQFKELKAANTQLIANDALAYFLLLNDNLVADSTQTALKDFALGDYLVYQNRNDEAIVQFQSILQKYKGQEIEAITLLRLGTMYDKKASYDLALNQYQQILTQHSQGIYVDEALYFSAEIYAKKLTLPEKAKPLYEKIIFEHQDSIYFVEARKSFRQLRGDPNL